ATAGTGACCAAACAAGTTATTGAATGATTATATGATTCATTTTATTTAATTTCATAAGAATTTGTTACTATAAGATATCCTTATCTTAAGAAACAAGATGACAGTTGGAACTTAAAGCCACATGGTTAAAAAATTGTATACACATACCAATAAAATCTATAACAATACGGCCATCGGAAACGACCGGTGGGACGATGAAAGAAAGTGACACCATAAGGTGACACGGCAAAATGGGGAAGAGGCGTTTTGTTTGAGAGATGAAATCCATTTTCAGTGTCAGCAAGCGAATCACCGAAACTAATAATGGAGTTGAGGCACCCCTCAATGTTTTTGAAAATTATGGTTTAGGACCAAAAAGAATAAGGCAACTGCAGTGCTGCTCCAAGTATACaattttgaagaagaagaagctaTGACAAAGACAAATGGCTTTTGTCCCCTAAGCAAAAAATGCACATTCTTATAACGATGAAATTACTGCCAACTAAGCTACTAAAAATGTGACCAATCACGTAGGGACAACTAGGCTAATAACAATTAATAGACGAGGCGAAACTATGGGTCGTCCTTGTAAGCAAGGATTTACTTATTAAGACATTTTTTTACATTATTGGTATGAGTAGTCTATTTTGGAGAAATTAAAATATATAAGTTGATTTTTAAACTTATTCGAACAAGTCAATTACAAACCAACGACCCCTTACTCCCTATTCTTGTTTGAAATGGAATTAACACGCTCTTGAAAATACAAAATCATTTTGGAGCTTTCATGCACTTCTAAGAAATTACGGGAGAAGAAAATCTTGTCCCTCAAGAAAGGCAATGCTTGCAACGTTTTAGAGAAAGAAATAAAACAGAACTTGTAATTTCTTTTCTACCAGTAAACTTTTCTTTGCTAAATGTTATCTCTTAAATGTATATATGGGACCCTTATTCTACCCTTTTTTGTTTTCGTCGAAACCAAAGAACAATTTCATTCGTCAATACTATCACCATTCACCAACTGAACTTGTAATATACTCAATCAATTATAATAATCGCATAAAATATGATCAATGTCTAAATCGTGTTTTAAGGTTCTCACATGCATTAAGTCGTCTTCCAATAAAAAACACGGTGAGGTCAAGGGTGTTTATTTAACTTCTAAATCACCCCAACATTAAATATATAGCACTGCATTTGACATCTCATGAATAAGGCTCTGTTAAATTCAAATAATTAAGGTAGAAAAGAATAATCAAAACCCCTTAGATTCCTCTCCCTGAATCCAGGTTCTATTTCCTTGAAAAAGAATTAACATTCATCATCAGGAAAATAGGGATCAAACAAGTTATTGAATGACTATATGATTCATTCTCTTTAATTTCATTAGAAATTTGTTACAATAAGATTTCCTTATCCAAAGAAACAAGATGACAATTAAAACATTGTTAACACAACCCGTGATCTTAAGGATGTAAACATAGCCTCTACCCAGTGCTCCAATCAGCCTATTTTGACCATGTGTTTctttagttaatattagatatattttcagaattatacacataatatatcgaatTTAGTCGAGTGACCATGTGTTCATGTGATCCAAAATTTATGCATAAATTCGCCCCTAGATATATCTAATGTAATTATGATTACTTGTGTAATATTATCCACGCATCACGAGTTCTAATACTAGCTAAGGTAGAAAAATATTAAAACATTTAAACTTCTGGATCTATTTCCTTGAAAAAGAATTACAAATCATCATCTTCATGATCCATGAGAATCCAAGATCCATTTTGCTGTTGAACCATTCCTTTATTCTTCACAACCCACCATGAAGTTGGTACACCATATTCATCTTTTAACGTGTCCAAATACTTGTTAACAAGTGAAATATCGCGTTCCACTTCTAACTTGAACCCTCCTTCGGATCCTTGCGTTCCAGCAATTCCATGCAAGTAACATTCCAGGTTATGCCAAGTGTTATCATCTCCAGGATCTTTTAGATAGCCCGATTCCCTAGTGTCAATGTCTAATTCGATACCAACTTCTGAGTAGCCAATCAACGGACAATCTGGAATTATATCTGGAATATTTCGGACTCTCAGAGCTCGAAGATATTCGAGTTCTGAGAAGTTTTCCTTGAAATTTTCATCTCCCACCTTTGGACTTGCAAATAGAAATGCAGTGACTGGAACTCCCTTGTTAATTCCATTGAAAACAATATCTACTGCATTTAGTGTCGCGAGTGCTGCCCCCATGCTATTCCCTATTACAGTTATGGTAATTTCTTCATTCTTGTATTGTTCCACCAATCTTTGAACTTCACCAAACACCTGAAAAGGGATTTCAAAGATTATTACTCCAGTCGTTCCAATTTAAGTGACATGACAGTTTGACTCGTCAGGTGTAATTAATGAAGAAATTTGGAACTTATAGTCTAAAACATGACATAACTTTTGTATGGCTATAAAAACTTCTCATTGTGGATCGAATAGAAGGTcgaaagttaaattatttttaatatagaactgtgtccttttttttttttttttttttggaacggaCTAATAAGAAAATAAGGTAACATAAACAGgaatcactacaagaaagtatagaaatggcaacaaaaaatttaatatttggcaacaacttagttttaaagaattttattttgttgccatagtattgattattgttgcaaaaagtacttttggcaacaacaaaaaaagttgttgcgcgttgttgcaataacagccgttgggaaacgtctatgcaataatttttttttttgctgccaaaagtactttttgcaacaataatgaatctatggcaacaaaaaaaaaatgttaccaaatgtattttttcttgtagtgaatgGAGAGAGTGATATCGACTCATACTTTTGTTACACATGATTAATACGAATCAAAAACTATATTGCTAGCCCTTCATGCCAAAAAGTTTTGTTTCTTGTTAGAGGAAGATGAATATACCTGATCTCTAGCACTGGCTTTATTGAATGGTGATCGTGGATCATCTGAAGTATAAATGGAATACCATCCTTGATGAACCCTAGGTTCAGATTCTTCACCAAATATTATAGGGGCTGAGActttaaaaaattcaaaatcacTAATCCATTCCAAAGCCGGAACACTGCCTCTCCATGCAATCACTATATCCCTTCTTCCTAATGCAATTTTCCCCTCATCAGTAGCCACAGCAACAAAACCAATCCAATTTGACTCTTTACTCCAAGCTTCCCTTGACAATGATTTTATGATGAATGCTTCTGGAACATGTATTGATGATGTCGCGTAAAAATATTTGGTTACCTCATACTTGAATGGATTCGACATTGCAATCCCCGTTTGAGAAAAGAGGTTCTTCTTAGAGTATCTGCAACTTCCAGCGTACTTAGAGGCCTTGTCGTTGTTGAAGGCGTCTCGAGTTGCTTGTGCCAtttccccgtagtgaatgaggtACTGACGAAGATCATTGTCAAGTGGATCTAATAAGCCTTCCCAATTGTTACTCCCACTAAGAAGGCTCCATCTTTGTGCTATATTGCCCTTATTCTTGTTTGCATTTTGCATCTTTTCTATTGTTTCCCTTGGGTTTTTTCTTGGTTTGAAGCAGTTGAACATTTTCCTCTTATAGTATTCTTGTTTTTGTTGGACCTTTAAATATCCTGAAGGTTGGCAAAGCTTGTGACTTAACTTCCTTGCTTTTAAATTCCTTTTTTCTGTGTACAAATGTGATATCTTCTTCCCATATGTATGATGACTGA
Above is a genomic segment from Lycium barbarum isolate Lr01 chromosome 12, ASM1917538v2, whole genome shotgun sequence containing:
- the LOC132624545 gene encoding phospholipase A1-II 1-like; the encoded protein is MKDAIWYYMTNGLISHHTYGKKISHLYTEKRNLKARKLSHKLCQPSGYLKVQQKQEYYKRKMFNCFKPRKNPRETIEKMQNANKNKGNIAQRWSLLSGSNNWEGLLDPLDNDLRQYLIHYGEMAQATRDAFNNDKASKYAGSCRYSKKNLFSQTGIAMSNPFKYEVTKYFYATSSIHVPEAFIIKSLSREAWSKESNWIGFVAVATDEGKIALGRRDIVIAWRGSVPALEWISDFEFFKVSAPIIFGEESEPRVHQGWYSIYTSDDPRSPFNKASARDQVFGEVQRLVEQYKNEEITITVIGNSMGAALATLNAVDIVFNGINKGVPVTAFLFASPKVGDENFKENFSELEYLRALRVRNIPDIIPDCPLIGYSEVGIELDIDTRESGYLKDPGDDNTWHNLECYLHGIAGTQGSEGGFKLEVERDISLVNKYLDTLKDEYGVPTSWWVVKNKGMVQQQNGSWILMDHEDDDL